TGATAAGCTCCCCGGAGCTTCAATGCACGATCGGGATCAAACGGAATATAATATCGTTTCTCCTGCACTGGATGTCCTGCAAGCAAATTGTGAAAGTAAGTCACAACCGCAATCGCTTTTTGTGCTACAGATGCGTCTCGGGGTGGGAGCCTTTTGCCATGATGTGGatgtttgaaatattcaaatttctgAAGATTCAAATTGTAATCAAACGGATTGTAGAAACTGCACACTTGTTGTACCACGGCCAACAGTACAATCCAACATACGAGCTGTAGAACAAAGATTAAGCACATCACTttacgcttttgttttatgaattcCATGCAGAACTACAACACTTACTGATTTCATGCTGAGGGCacttttgatgaaaaaaaaaatacaactatGCAACTTATCGCTTTCAATTCGACTAGTGGAATGAGCTCCACATGCTGCCAATAGTCGTTACTATCCCGGTGCATGGTAAATGTagattataaaacaaatctaattGATATGCTCAACGGGTTCAATCGGGTAAAGCCATGAGCTACCCCACTTTCGATATGCACCTATGTCCCATCCATTGCGCACGTGACGtaacgaatcgaatcgaaagttTCAACATTACTAACATGATCCGTACATTAAAAAGCTTTTGCAAGCACGTAGCGTAAAATACTTTCTCGTCTttttcatattaaaactcAAGGTTAAGGAAAGTATTGTGTCATAAAGATATGGGTCACTATTTTTCCGCTTCAATGGATGGATTGGCCTATCGCATCCATTCATAAAGATTCAGTTCCTTCCTAATTTCTTAATATTCAGCACGTGGTTTGTATATCGTTTATCGTAATTTATTTGCAGAAGTTTGTTTCACTGAATAGATTATTCATCCAACGTCTAACAAACGCATAGCGGCACATTTTTTCATCCAATTTTATCCTTACGAGCATTCTGGTACTCTTTTCCTCTGATGCAGCGTCACTTTTTGCTGGACTACGCACTTTCAATGATTGCAGTTTATACAAAACATAAGCAGCAACTAAAGCAAATTATGTGGAACGCGTCTCGAAGCGTGAACTCATAAATATCAAACACCTTGTAACTGTTTCCGCTGGGAAATGGGATTTCGCGACATTTCCTTCAACTATTAGGGCGAAATAATGAACCCGGATTTCATCCTACAGCATCAAAAACGCCAGTGAATGAAAGTAAGTGGATTATTTGACAACGGTTAATCACTAACATAAGTTGACTGCAAAGAAtacattgattttgtttgcagtACTATGCTCTGGTTGTGTATCATTGCTCCTGATCCAGTCAGAATTAGTTTGCCCACGACATCAACTCCTTCATGTCTGGATCGTCTTCTTCGGCGACAGCGGCTAAAAAGAATATaatattcataatttattatcgaAGCATAGCAAGTCTTCCTTCCTCCCGCAAAATGATGCCTGGAAGAATTGCCCGCAAGAATAGATGAACAAAAACAGATGAATTCAATGGTTTGATTAACATTCGATTCCGTAGCAAATTAATGACCAGCTGCATCAAATACAGGAAGCGAATGTATATAGCAAACGATTCGGTAGTGAAGCCATCGAAGCGGGAACACGAATGCACTACACAATCACAGTTGTAAGCtacctttctttttctccttctccttGGCCTTGGCTGGCAAGTCCGTGGAGGGAACTTCTGGTAGTTCGTCTGTTTCGGGCTGCACTCCAAGCAGTTCCTTGTCAAGCTCCTCTTGCTCGAGCTCCTCGAGCTCCTTCTCCAGCTCATCCTCATCGATATCCTGACCGAAGCCAACGGCAGTAGATACGGCATTGGATATTTCGTTTGCAATATCGTTCTGTTCAGCAATGTCGTCCATTAGATCGTGCACATCGTCAATATTCCTGAAAGTATTAACGTACAGCATCACTCATGGGCTGCCGTAATAGTCACCGCACGGTCACACAGCACATCCCAAATACATACATATCCTTATGGGTAACTTTAAGCGCATCGGAAGCCTTCTTCATCGTTTTCAGTACTTCTGCGTTTGTGTTCGCATTTTCCAACGCTTCTCGCTGCATTTCAATTGTCGAAAGTGTACCATCAATTTGCTGTAGCTGTTTCTCATATCGCTTCTTCCTCTTCAGTGCTTGGATGGCCGCTGTGGACAAAACGACACGAATATGACTCATGCTTTAGCGGGCCTACCACGCTAACGGCAATCGACCACCACCGCTTGGACGTAcctcgtttgtttttggtacCATTTTTTCTGGCTGTATCAATCTCGACCTCGATTTTCTTCTCTAGGAACTCTTGCTTCTTTGTGAGCATATTTTCTATGTCCCGCAGCTTCTGTATCGCTTCGCTCGGGGTCGGCGCTGGTTCGccttttttccccgaaaataACTTTCCAAAGAAACTCATCTTCACTCTACTGTTGCTTACTGAGTGTACTATCGAGAAATATCTGCGATGATAGCGATCACTGattataaataacaaattctAAACCGAAAGAAACTTGTGTTTTTCTACGATCTCGCGAACAATTGACGAATGCGTCATCCGTCGTGTTCAAAGTCAATGTCAACGAACGAGAGGTTAGGCCAAAGTCAGTCATTGGAagccatatttatttttagcttGACAACAACAGTTGATGTTTATGTACAATAATGGTGCGATACGGGGAGAACACTATGCGGGAATTGTAAATTCTTCGTTATTTTTCGAGAAAACGCGAATATACGTTTAGAATAAagtgagatttttttaaataatatcgtTCAGTGCGAGaacggcccggtggcatgatggtagcggcgccggtcttcacacgaacggaccggaccaaaatcccatccgggccaatcccccgtaacaaggactgactatcccgctacgtggtaaaacaaGTCGATACGgtcaggccgttctaacgaaaataTATCGTGCAGTGCGAGTATTTATAGTACTAGTTTCATCCTATTTCCTTGGCTTTGCTGGCACCTACGCAATGCTACGTTCtttcatttaaaatgaatATCAAATCGTTTTACTACCCCATTTAGTAATGCAGCATTCTATACTAAAATAATGTATTTATCACATTCCAAATATCTTAACAGATGCGTGTAAGTGGTACCATATCCCGTGAGTTTGTTAGAATTTATCGAGCTGTGTTTTACAACGTCTATCAAGTCTACTTAATTAATTGATGTGTATGTAGTGGTTTGATACATACTTTGGAAAATTCTTGCAAATCTGCAACgagaaaatttacaaaaataaatcataccgGCAAATGAGAGAACTAGAATTATGGTCTACTTACATCATTAGGCACGAACAGGTGAAATAGACGGTGGCagtgattaaattaaatgcgcCCGGATACCACGACAAAGTACCCTTGTACACGAAGGTGTACAGTGGTGCCGAAAACAGCGGAGTTATCGATTCGATCGATGTTGTCAGCGAGAAAATCTTTCCAATATCATTTGGCGGTGCCGTATTTGAGATAACGGCCCTGCTCATAGGACCTGCAATTCCTTTCATAAAGCAAATCGCTACACCCATGTACAATTGCCATGGTTCAGATGCCAGCCCGTGAACTGTGCTGTTGATAGCATAGAAGCAAAACCCGAGGGCGGCAAGCATAGTGACGGATAAGTTGAAAAGCTTCCGTATAACGTACAAACCGATCGTATTGCCAACAATCATGAACACAATGCTGGTTGCATCGTAAAACGAGTAGTCTTTTACTGTCCATCCGAAGCGTTCTCGTAAGAAGAGCAGAAACACCGTCTGGGACCCATCTGGCAGGAAATATAGAGCAGTGGGGTACATAAAATAAGtgcaatttcaattcaaaccAATGGCTGCTTACCCATAGCGAAGATGTTAGCTCCGAGTGCCATAATTACCAGCCAAATGATCAAGCGATCGTAATTCGGTCGTCGCTTAAAGCACGTCTGCATAAGCTCGGAAACTAAATCCAGCCGGAACAGTTCCCGCAATTTGCTGTTCGTTTCACTCAGTTCGTTCGGTTTTATGCTTTCCTCGATGTAAAATATAATGTACAGCAAGCCGAGAAGCACTGACCCGGCTGCAACTGTAAACACGGTGGCTCCATTTGTCCAGCGGAGAATATAGCTGCTGCTCAAGGTTCCCGCCAGCAGTCCGGTAAACACAGCCGCTTCTACGATAGCCATTCTagattggaaaacaaacaacgaaacgacATTGAGTGAATCCGACATAAGAGCGACGCGCTGTAAAACACATCGTGCGCGTAACTCACTTTGTAGCGCGATTTTTCTCCTGAGTTACATCGGCAATGTAACAAAACACCCCGGTAATCAGCGCACAGGTTCCACCGGACAATGCCGTCGTGATCGAGGCTAACACATAATACCATGGGTTGATTGTGTAGTACATGGAAAGGTAGCTAATCAGCGCGACAATAGCGTAGGTTAAAAAGGCACCCGTAAAACAAGAAACTAGCACCGGTTTTCGGCCGAATCGATCCGACCATGGACCAATGAACATGCTGCACAGTGCGGGCACGATCGATTCCACCAACGATTTTGCCATCATGATGTTAGCCGCGTACGGTTGGACCGCCTTTTCCAGCTCCAGAATctcttccgtttcgttttccgtACCAAGTTGATCGCAGAGCGATTCATTTTTGCCTAAAGCAGCGGTACAAGTTTGGTACACGATTTGATTTGCAAAGACAGCAGCTAAAATGACAACAGTAAAAAGCAGTAAGATCGCATATTTACGCAGCGGCTTGCGCATACTTACACGCAACATTCCAGGCGAAGAATATCAGCAGAACAGCTGGTTCAAGTATTATATATCGATACTTCCGTTCCAGTATCGGCGGCGTTCGTTCCGTCACCGGATCTACGACCGAAATTTCTTCACTTCTACCTTCATTGTCATCCATTTTAGGCCagataattttacatttaatttaaaaactataCACTTCTTCCCATTCAACGGGTAAAGTTCTACTTCTACTCTGTGTGTGACCCTGACTAAAAAGCAATTATACTatcttttaatgtttgttttcattcccgTTCTTAGCAATAGAAGATTACACATCTGTGCCTATTGCTGACGCATCCGTCAAACACAAAGAACTCTTCCAATAACCAGTTAATAGTACGCGGAGGTTCTAAACGAAACCTATACACACACTCCACAGCAGCACACAGTTTTACGACGATTCCCGCACTACTTGGATACGACAAGGTGACAAATCCGTCTCTTGGTCCCGTTATTGCAACGCTCTGAAGGAAGTAGAAAGCACTACAGCAAGTAGATTCACGCACTCCTTACCGTACAGGGTAGTGTATGATAGTAAAGACACCCTTCGCGAGAGTGGCTGTTGATACTCGTTGATGCTAATAATGTTGCTTGGCCGTCTCTTATCACTACCATTTGCACAATATCACAACACTCGCTGCTATGGCGCAGGATTCAAAACAAATGCGCTAAATGGAATGTAATCCCATTTGACAAGCCACAGCTGATCGGCGTACAGTGGTGGCCGTAGCAATAAGTGAACTTACATTCGAAATCTATTTGCAAAGGAAatgatatattttatttaattttttttctacacaaacatttggaaattattttacaaaaagtgTTCCAAAAACGTTCCCAAATCTTTACTTTGCAtctcatttgcataaaaatctACAAAAGCAGTTCTGGCTGATAAAATCGACGAATGAGATTCGTTATAACTCTGTAATTATGTAATTAGAGATAAACattaatgtgaaaaaaattattagaaTATCGCCTAATGTATTCCCTACttacatcatcaacaacagtcCCACGCCAAAGAACCCGGCAGCAACGAAGTTGAATATTTCCGGAGCAGATTGTATGGTGCTGTCGTACACGAATGTAAACAATGGCGCCGATATCAGCGGGACGACGGCAGTCAATGATAGGGCCATGGTGAAGAACTTGGCCATATCTCCGGTAGGAAGTATTGTAGAACAGATCGTCATAAGTGCAGCTCCATCGGTTCCCTTCAAGACGGTGATCGATACAGCGAGATACAGCATCCATCCGCTGGTTGCAAATCCCATAATCAGCGAATCGATAATGTAACTGGCGATCGACACTATCGCTACGGTAGTATCTGAACAgtgcagcagctgcagaagaaaaccaaataaattaGAACACTATCAATGAGAACATTACACCATTCAACACTTACCTGCTTCAGTATCGGAATTCCTACAACGTTACCCAAAATGATAATCAGTATGTCCGTAAACTGAAAGTAGCTATACTGTttcaaatcccatccgaattTTCTTCTTGTAAACATGTAAAACACACCCCCATTACCACCGGCAAGCTCCGTGAGTCCGGTCAACAGCACAACGGCCCACAAAATTTCCCTCACATAGCCCGATCGGCGCATGAAAAATGTACCCGATAGTTCCCGTACCCGTTCACAAGACACAAGGTCCCGCAGTTTCTCCTTCGTGGAGCTATCGTTACTTAATATGATGCTGTCCTCAGTGCAGAATATAACGTACACGATCGCTAGCACAATCAGTACGGTAGCAATCAGAAAGGTAGCCGGCACGTTCAACCATTCCAGGATGTAGCTGCTGGAAAGGAATCCCAACAGCGCCCCGGTCATCATGGACGCCTCCATAAAGCCCATGCGCATGGTGCgggtttgttcgtttgtaaCATCGGAAAGGTAGCTGAAGGCAGCGGCTGTAATCACGGTCATACCGCCCAGCAGCGAGAACGGAAGATAAGCCGCGGTGTAATACCATGGGGTCACGGTGACCCGCATCGATAGGAACGTTAGCATCGttagaagaagaaaggaaCACAATACACCTACAATGAGAGGGAACGATATTGAACTAGTCCTTGCCAGCACGCCTGACTATcggcacagcagcagcaaaaaaaaaaaaacgcaccaccaCTCGCGATCAGCAACGTAGGCTTCCGCCCATATCGATCGGACCATGCACCGAGCAGCAGAGCGCTCAGTGCGGGCAGGACAGATTTTATAATCACTATCACCATCGTTACATTGGCGGCTATGGGTTGCACCTTCGTTTCGATGATTGCCCGCTGGGAAGAATTCGAATCCATGTTAAGCAGTTGGCAGTCGCTATTATCGAATCCTTCCACGATGCACGTCTGCAGGATGATGTGATTCGCCAGCACGACCTCTGCCGAATACAGGACACAATTACACATCACGGTATTCCGCAGGATCGCATCAATAACCCACACCTGATATACTCATGGCAAAGCAGAACATCAACAGTGCTGGCTCGAAGCTAATGTACTGTGCCTGCTCACGCCAACGGGCGGAATTTCGCAACCTCGCCAGGCTCTGCTTGGCGAAAAGGTCCTCTTCGCCACTGGAGTACACACTATCGGAGCGTCCTTCTTCCATGGTGATCACTGTACCACTGATTCCGATGTCGAAAAGAAATCagaattgcattgcattgcccGTGCTGTTTGGGGAGGTAGGTTATCAAATTCTTACCACACATGCTGTGttcgattgatttttgtttgttccttttaATATCGTTGAGAACCAAACAATGCCTAAGTTGCCTTGCGTGCTGTGGCTCATGTGCAAAGATCATGTCATACCTTTTATTCTCATCGCTACGTAgagttttgtttataaaatttctttttttttacaaagcaTTAATCTTAAATCATTAACCTCCCCGATGGCATTATCCGTGAGGGATTTAGCCGTCGGCTGTGTTGCCTCCATCGGGTCTTCTTTTATGTTTCCTACACAAGGTCACTCCCTCCGTGTGTTTCAAATAAAGTTCCTCCAACTGTTTCCAGCAATTCCGTATCGTTAGCGCCGGCAGTTTATTACGCTATTAGCTTGGTAAGAGCCAATGAGAAGGATGACTAGGTGGTTtagttttattgtaaattatgcGAGAACTCATCTAATAACTGCTAATTGCGAGTTGTATATAAACCTTCAATTTCAAGCGATTACTTGAAAGAACTATAGGAACCTATTTCAACGACTCTTCTGCAGTTGTTTTCTAACGATATAAAAACCTTTTGTGGTAGAACCTATAGACATGGGGCGGCCctgtggcatgatggtagcggcgctggtCTTCGGACCggacacgaacggaccggaccaaaatgacgggccaatcccccgtagcaaggactgattatccggctacgtggtaaaataagtcgatacgaccaggccgttctaacgaaaaaaaaagaacctaTAGACATATCGGAAATACCGAATCGAACACATGTCCTTTATGTACATAACCCAAAAGTAATGAGCCTCTTTTTTCTGACACGCGTTTACATTACGATATGCTCCGCCGCTTGGAGCTGGCGATGAGATGGATAGGCTTAAACGCGTGCAAAGCGTTAGTCGGCTCCTAAGGTTTTTAATTCGCTAAGATTCCTTGTCAGATTTGAGCTTTCAACACGatgcaatggaggcgcccagtcaTATCGCGTTCCTCGTGACCTGACCCGAATTCAGCTCACCGTGTTTCCATCGTCTCTGTATAGTCCGAACTTTTCTCTACTTGCTTGCTTATCCGGCACGCTGCTTCGCGTTTTTTGCTGCAGGAGACTTCTATACCGCTCACGGGGCAGTTCGAGCGCCATTGTCGCCGGTTGTCCTTCCACATATAAATATTTCTGAACATCTTCATAAAAAGGTTTCGTTATATTTGGACAAAGCCCATGTATCAGAAGCGTAtttgagtactggaactaaaAGATTTCTAAAAAGTCGCACTCTGAATaaagaagtttcctcagactgcaGAAAGACCGGTTGGTAGCTTGGTCCCTAGAGTGTATCTCAACTTCCATgttgttgtcggtgctgacctTTGACCCAAAATAGATGAAATTTTGTACGACGTCGAAAGTGCGCTCACCAACCCAACCCTACGTAACTAAGGTTTCGTTGGCAGGGCTGCTGGCAGTGATACCATCAGCTTGGTTTTTGTCTTTGCCTTTTgtctccaacccgaggttttccGCCGCCTGCTGAAATCTTCTGTAGGCCGTCGCTACGAAGTTCCTTCTTGCCAATTTTTCCGATTTCCAAGCGTACCTCTTTTTCCGGAAACCCCCTTGTAGTACGCTTCGAGACCCTTTAACGGATGGAGAGAGTTAAAGATTTTTTGGTTAAAgctccccccctcccaccaTCACACGGCTTTTggcggccgcctactccgcGTTCCGTTGGACCCACCACTGGGCAACACGAAGTAGTCAAAAGTAGGTCAACCAATAAAAGGAAGAGGAATGAGATACTTCTTGCTCGATTTTGTGTTGGAAATCCAGTCCCTCTGGAGCATCTCTACAAACTCGTCGGAAATTACTTTCCATCTTTCCTAAAGCATCCACAAGTGAACAGGATTCCTGATCATCTTTTCAAGAAGATGAACGGTTTCCAAACGAATAATGTCACTAGGTTAATACATAAAGCATCAACACTATTCAGACAAGTACTCAGACCAACATAAAACGATACAAATATATAATACTTGTGCATAAGTCAACCCAGTAGCCGTACGTTATAAATGGTCCATTTCTTTGTTTGACTGTTGGAACTGCAACTAGTTCATCAAAGGATCACAAATTGCACCCTGTAAATGCGATCACCGGTAGCAGATAAGATGCATGCCATACAGCGTGACGGCGTTTCCCATCAAAGGTCTAATAAACACAAACTCTATTAACGCCGGATCACAGCCATACTTCTCCAGTCACTTTCATTAGCTCGTAAACAAGCAACAGTGAAGCGGCTGGGTGATTACAGCTGGGCGGCCACGCTAGAGCATGGACGGTGTTCTAATCAACGTACAATACCTGTGCATCGTTATCGCCCCATAGCTCATCTTGGTGGGGGAGGCAATTGTGTACGATTGGTCGCAAACCTCGCATTGCCCGTATCGCGGCAGTGATTCACCAGCAGTGGTAGGCAGTAAAATCGTAGCAAAAACATCTGACAACTCGTCATCGATATCATCCGAGaacactgtgtttttttttgtgttggagCATTTCGAGTACAATTATGACCCGTTCACCTTAGACACAGTTCAGCACACGATCGCGCTGGACGTATAGGCGCGAAGAAAAACTCGCGCCACTAACCCGCTGCGCAATCACGCATTATctcatcagcatcagcagtgGTTCGTACTTTTCCGGCAACATTGTGTGGCGTGCGACGACGCTTGCCCACATAAGTTTACACAAACAGTTCGCTTGGTACGTGAAAtagtttccgatatcgataACGACCGCACAAGGTATGTAGACactgccagcagcagcatccttCAATGCTCAGTGAGTCGCCGGCCGTCGTCGATTTGAACAGAGATGCTGATCAATGGGATGCTTTCTATTTCGTACTAGAACCACCACGCTCCGCAGGACGGTACTGAGTGCACACAGTGAGAGTGGTGTTTGACGTGCAAAAGGTGTACTAGCAGGCCAATGCGCTACCCGCTGGGGATTACAGTACGCTGCCTGTGGTGGTGTGAGTCATAATTCATCCACTCTGTCTGTCTGCAGCACCACGGTGGTGAAGCTTTCACGCTTGTGTAAAGATAACTAAGGTATTAGCACGATAAAACAGTGTCCACGCGTCTCCAAACCCAAACGTTTGGCTGCGCGCGCTTGTGTGAGTGGATAGCCTAAACAGTGCACCACGGTAGTTTTGGTGCGGATATTGCAAGGTGAGGTAAGGCAAAAGCAGCTGGATTAGTGTGACAATGAGAAGCGATATGCGACGACCCAGTCTACACAGTCGCAGTAGCGACGAAGACACTCCGCTGTTGGCAGCTCCCAGCTTAACATCGATGGCAGGTTCAACATCGGcgcaaccagcagcagccggtTCATCGTCCACCTGCTCATCATCCGGCACGAGAGTGCCCAGCGTATCGGATCGATTGTGCACATTCGAACCGATTCTGGTGCTGCTCTGCTTCGGGCTCAGTGTGTCAGGTAGGCAAGTGCGCATTCCGTCTGTGTTGATTGCGTTTATCGCTGTGCTACTAGGTCGACACGAAATATG
This Anopheles marshallii chromosome 3, idAnoMarsDA_429_01, whole genome shotgun sequence DNA region includes the following protein-coding sequences:
- the LOC128712699 gene encoding uncharacterized protein LOC128712699, producing MKELMSALSMKSLVCWIVLLAVVQQVCSFYNPFDYNLNLQKFEYFKHPHHGKRLPPRDASVAQKAIAVVTYFHNLLAGHPVQEKRYYIPFDPDRALKLRGAYQRQFGYRGENLIALIGNGYSPQALRYYGAIGKNFGKY
- the LOC128710959 gene encoding charged multivesicular body protein 4b, with translation MSFFGKLFSGKKGEPAPTPSEAIQKLRDIENMLTKKQEFLEKKIEVEIDTARKNGTKNKRAAIQALKRKKRYEKQLQQIDGTLSTIEMQREALENANTNAEVLKTMKKASDALKVTHKDMNIDDVHDLMDDIAEQNDIANEISNAVSTAVGFGQDIDEDELEKELEELEQEELDKELLGVQPETDELPEVPSTDLPAKAKEKEKKKGSLQL
- the LOC128712700 gene encoding proton-coupled folate transporter-like, with the protein product MDDNEGRSEEISVVDPVTERTPPILERKYRYIILEPAVLLIFFAWNVASAVFANQIVYQTCTAALGKNESLCDQLGTENETEEILELEKAVQPYAANIMMAKSLVESIVPALCSMFIGPWSDRFGRKPVLVSCFTGAFLTYAIVALISYLSMYYTINPWYYVLASITTALSGGTCALITGVFCYIADVTQEKNRATKMAIVEAAVFTGLLAGTLSSSYILRWTNGATVFTVAAGSVLLGLLYIIFYIEESIKPNELSETNSKLRELFRLDLVSELMQTCFKRRPNYDRLIIWLVIMALGANIFAMDGSQTVFLLFLRERFGWTVKDYSFYDATSIVFMIVGNTIGLYVIRKLFNLSVTMLAALGFCFYAINSTVHGLASEPWQLYMGVAICFMKGIAGPMSRAVISNTAPPNDIGKIFSLTTSIESITPLFSAPLYTFVYKGTLSWYPGAFNLITATVYFTCSCLMIFARIFQSMYQTTTYTSIN
- the LOC128714114 gene encoding LOW QUALITY PROTEIN: proton-coupled folate transporter-like (The sequence of the model RefSeq protein was modified relative to this genomic sequence to represent the inferred CDS: inserted 2 bases in 1 codon; deleted 1 base in 1 codon), coding for MIFAHEPQHARQLRHCLVLNDIKRNKQKSIEHSMCGKNLITYLPKQHGQCNAILISFRHRISGTVITMEEGRSDSVYSSGEEDLFAKQSLARLRNSARWREQAQYISFEPALLMFCFAMSISGVXVIDAILRNTVMCNCVLYSAEVVLANHIILQTCIVEGFDNSDCQLLNMDSNSSQRAIIETKVQPIAANVTMVIVIIKSVLPALSALLLGAWSDRYGRKPTLLIASGGVLCSFLLLTMLTFLSMRVTVTPWYYTAAYLPFSLLGGMTVITAAAFSYLSDVTNEQTRTMRMGFMEASMMTGALLGFLSSSYILEWLNVPATFLIATVLIVLAIVYVIFCTEDSIILSNDSSTKEKLRDLVSCERVRELSGTFFMRRSGYVREILWAVVLLTGLTELAGGNGGVFYMFTRRKFGWDLKQYSYFQFTDILIIILGNVVGIPILKQLLHCSDTTVAIVSIASYIIDSLIMGFATSGWMLYLAVSITVLKGTDGAALMTICSTILPTGDMAKFFTMALSLTAVVPLISAPLFTFVYDSTIQSAPEIFNFVAAGFFGVGLLLMIVITNLIRRFYQPELLL